A section of the Halichoerus grypus chromosome 11, mHalGry1.hap1.1, whole genome shotgun sequence genome encodes:
- the LOC118524290 gene encoding LOW QUALITY PROTEIN: olfactory receptor 52B4-like (The sequence of the model RefSeq protein was modified relative to this genomic sequence to represent the inferred CDS: substituted 1 base at 1 genomic stop codon), whose protein sequence is MISLNHTGVGHTIFHFLGIPGLEDQHMWISIPFFISYVIALLGNSLLICLILTKRSLREPMYLFLCMLAGVDVVLSMCTVPQALAVFWFHAGEISLDRCITQFFIIHCTFISESGILLVMAFDRYTAICYPLRCTTILTRALIGKIGVTIFLRNYCMIFPIIFLLKRLTFCQNNIIPHTYCEHIGLAKYACNDIRVNIWYGLFVIMSTVVLDVLLSFVSYVLILHAVFHMPSXDARHKALNTCGSHVCIIVLFYEPAIFTTLTQQFGHHIPPHIHILLANVCILVPPMLNPIIYGFKTKQIRERVTRLVSSTVKATERAVPCLTAQVTS, encoded by the exons ATGATTTCCCTAAACCACACTGGTGTTGGCCACACGATCTTCCACTTCCTGGGCATCCCTGGGCTAGAAGACCAGCACATGTGGATTTCCATCCCCTTCTTCATTTCCTATGTCATCGCCCTGCTTGGGAACAGCCTGCTCATCTGCCTTATCCTCACAAAGCGCAGCCTCCGTGAACCCATGTACCTCTTCCTCTGCATGCTGGCCGGAGTGGACGTTGTCCTCTCCATGTGCACAGTACCTCAGGCCTTGGCCGTCTTCTGGTTCCATGCTGGGGAGATCTCCCTGGATCGCTGCATCACTCAGTTCTTCATCATCCACTGCACTTTCATCTCTGAGTCAGGGATCTTGCTGGTGATGGCGTTTGACCGATACACTGCCATATGCTACCCCCTGAGGTGCACCACTATTCTTACACGTGCTCTGATTGGGAAAATTGGTGTGACCATCTTTCTGAGAAATTATTGTATGATTTTCCCCATAATATTTCTTCTGAAAAGATTGACTTTCTGCCAAAATAATATTATTCCACACACCTATTGTGAACACATTGGTTTGGCCAAATATGCTTGTAATGACATTCGAGTGAACATCTGGTATGGACTTTTTGTCATCATGTCGACAGTGGTCTTAGATGTCCTGTTAAGTTTTGTTTCTTATGTGCTGATTCTCCACGCTGTCTTCCACATGCCTTCCTGAGATGCTCGCCACAAAGCTCTTAACACATGTGGCTCCCATGTCTGCATCATTGTCCTCTTTTATGAGCCTGCGATCTTTACAACCCTTACTCAGCAGTTTGGACACCACATTCCACCTCATATCCACATCTTATTGGCTAATGTCTGCATTCTGGTTCCACCTATGCTGAACCCCATCATTTATGGGTTTAAGACCAAGCAAATCCGAGA GAGGGTGACAAGACTTGTATCTTCTACTGTCAAAGCAACAGAGAGAGCAGTGCCATGTTTGACTGCGCAGGTTACTTCCTGA
- the LOC118524291 gene encoding RNA polymerase II subunit A C-terminal domain phosphatase SSU72 like protein 3-like, with protein sequence MPSSPLRVAVVCRSNVNRSMEAHSILLKRGFHVQSFGVRSRVKLPGPSSNRPVIYDFSTTYKQMYEDLCRKDREGYSRNGILHLLGRNERIKPRPERFQECSDPFDVIFTCEESVYDRVIQELWAREQAPFQPVHVVSVDIADTLEDATLGAFLICELCQSLQRADDVDSPEQLLLAAEEKTGKSFLHTVCFY encoded by the coding sequence ATGCCCTCGTCCCCGCTCAGGGTGGCTGTGGTGTGCAGGAGCAATGTGAACAGGAGCATGGAAGCCCACAGCATCCTCCTCAAAAGAGGGTTCCACGTCCAGTCTTTCGGAGTCAGATCTCGGGTGAAGCTGCCAGGACCCTCAAGCAATCGCCCGGTGATCTACGATTTCTCCACGACGTATAAGCAGATGTACGAGGACCTTTGCAGGAAAGACCGGGAAGGCTACAGCAGGAACGGAATCCTGCACCTCTTGGGGAGAAACGAGAGGATCAAGCCGCGCCCCGAAAGGTTTCAGGAGTGCAGCGACCCCTTCGACGTCATCTTCACCTGCGAGGAGAGCGTGTATGACCGAGTGATACAAGAGCTGTGGGCCAGGGAGCAGGCGCCCTTCCAGCCCGTGCACGTGGTCAGCGTGGACATCGCAGACACCTTGGAGGACGCCACCCTCGGGGCTTTCCTCATCTGCGAGCTGTGCCAGAGCCTCCAGCGGGCGGACGACGTGGACAGTCCGGAGCAGCTGCTGCTGGCGGCGgaggagaaaacaggaaagagCTTTCTTCACACGGTCTGCTTCTACTGA